The following proteins are co-located in the Chryseobacterium daecheongense genome:
- a CDS encoding CusA/CzcA family heavy metal efflux RND transporter encodes MRKFVQSIVSFSLKNSLIVLLGTLLLLAGGIYSYMHTPIEAFPDVTNTRVRVITQWPGRSAEEIEKFVTLPISKEMSTIPNKTSVRSISLFGLSVVTVIFDDHVDDFYAQQYASNRLGNVELPNGANYSIEPPSGATGEIYRYIIKSKLPIKEVTSIQDWVIERELRAVPGVADVVSFGGEEKIYEIKINPTELHNYDLSPLDVYEAVSKSNINVGGDVVSKGDQAYVVRGIGLLESKEDIENIQIEVKGSTPILVKHVAEVKVSAKPRLGQVGYNKENDVVEGIVIMLRGENPSEVIGRLKERIGELNGGELPGDVKIVPIIDRTELVNTTVHTVSKNLVEGVILVSIIVFIFLYNWRTTFIVASVIPLAFLFAIIMLRIQGLPANLISMGALDFGLLLEGTLVIVEHVFVALEQKAKKVGLRRFNKMSKLGIIKKSAGSVAGYIFFALLILIVALMPIFSFQKVEGKMFSPLAFTLGYALLGSLILSLTYVPAMCKLLLTKNIEEKENFISKFFRVNIFKLYELSARYKKAFIIGFGVLLVICGWRFSNYGSEFLPKLNEGAIYVRATLPNSVNLDESVRLTKEMKQILSRYDEVEFVMTQTGRPNDGTDPTGFFNIEFNIQLKPENEWKKKISKEELLEEMRVSLEKYPGINFGFSQPIQDNVEEYVAGVKAPLVIKIFGNDLFQLENYANQVANSIRTVPGISDVNVFKNIGLPELRIQLHDSKMAKYGVSTADAQAVIEMTIGGQAATKFYEDERMFDVMLRFEKQYRDNPEKIGNILIPTQDNKKVPLKEIATIDYHTGPSFIYREGNSRYIGVGFNIEGRDLGSTIKDAKAKVAKDVHIPKNHKMTWAGEFESKERAAKQLAMVVPISLLLILMLLYFNFGNIKDTLISSVTLAFAFIGGFLSLWFTGTIFGISAGIGFIILFGVATIDGIVLIGVMKENLQNKMSLKEAISQGVQSRIRPVIMIALMGSMGLFPAAMSNGMGSEIQKPLAIMIVGGLIICMILSFTVLPVIFYYAYQKKYKATL; translated from the coding sequence ATGCGAAAATTTGTACAAAGTATAGTTTCTTTCTCGTTAAAAAATTCTTTGATTGTACTTCTGGGTACTCTGCTTTTGCTTGCTGGTGGAATTTATTCTTACATGCATACTCCAATAGAAGCGTTTCCGGATGTTACAAACACCAGAGTGAGGGTAATTACACAATGGCCGGGACGAAGTGCTGAAGAGATAGAAAAATTTGTCACGCTTCCAATTTCAAAAGAAATGAGCACAATACCGAATAAAACCTCAGTACGGTCTATTTCTTTATTTGGTTTATCTGTGGTAACGGTTATTTTTGATGATCATGTGGATGATTTTTATGCCCAGCAATATGCTTCGAACCGATTGGGGAATGTTGAACTTCCTAATGGAGCAAATTACAGTATAGAACCACCTTCAGGTGCTACCGGAGAAATTTACAGATACATCATTAAAAGTAAATTGCCTATTAAAGAGGTTACCTCTATTCAGGATTGGGTGATTGAAAGAGAGCTTCGTGCGGTCCCGGGGGTTGCGGATGTTGTAAGTTTCGGGGGAGAAGAAAAGATTTATGAAATAAAGATCAATCCAACTGAATTACATAATTATGATCTTTCGCCATTGGATGTTTATGAAGCTGTTTCCAAAAGTAATATTAATGTAGGGGGAGATGTGGTTTCAAAAGGAGATCAGGCATATGTGGTTCGTGGTATAGGGCTTCTGGAAAGTAAAGAAGATATTGAAAACATACAAATTGAGGTTAAAGGATCCACCCCGATCCTGGTGAAGCATGTGGCCGAAGTAAAAGTTTCTGCCAAGCCAAGGTTAGGGCAGGTGGGGTACAATAAAGAAAATGATGTTGTAGAAGGAATTGTGATCATGCTTCGTGGGGAGAATCCGAGTGAGGTGATTGGACGTCTTAAAGAAAGAATCGGTGAATTGAACGGAGGAGAATTGCCAGGCGATGTAAAGATCGTTCCTATCATCGATCGTACAGAACTTGTAAATACCACTGTGCATACCGTATCCAAAAATTTGGTGGAAGGGGTGATTCTGGTATCTATTATTGTATTTATATTTTTATACAATTGGCGAACAACATTTATTGTGGCGTCGGTTATTCCTTTGGCATTTTTATTTGCGATCATTATGCTGAGGATCCAGGGATTGCCGGCTAATCTTATTTCAATGGGAGCCCTTGACTTTGGACTGCTTCTTGAGGGGACACTCGTTATTGTAGAGCATGTTTTTGTAGCTCTCGAACAAAAGGCCAAAAAGGTAGGCTTACGGCGATTCAATAAAATGTCGAAACTGGGCATTATCAAGAAAAGTGCGGGAAGTGTCGCAGGGTATATTTTCTTTGCCCTTTTAATTCTTATTGTAGCGTTAATGCCTATTTTCTCCTTCCAGAAAGTAGAAGGTAAAATGTTTTCTCCATTGGCATTTACCCTAGGGTATGCTTTGCTGGGGTCTCTGATTCTGAGTTTAACCTATGTTCCTGCGATGTGTAAACTTTTGCTCACGAAGAATATAGAAGAGAAGGAGAATTTTATTTCGAAATTTTTCAGGGTGAACATTTTTAAACTTTATGAGTTGAGCGCCCGCTACAAAAAAGCTTTTATTATTGGATTTGGGGTTCTTTTGGTTATTTGTGGATGGAGGTTTTCCAATTATGGATCGGAATTTTTACCAAAGCTTAATGAAGGAGCAATTTACGTTCGTGCCACCCTTCCCAATAGTGTAAATCTCGATGAATCCGTGAGGCTTACTAAAGAAATGAAACAAATACTTTCCAGATATGATGAAGTGGAATTTGTAATGACGCAAACCGGTCGTCCGAATGACGGAACAGACCCGACAGGGTTTTTTAATATTGAATTTAATATTCAGTTGAAACCTGAAAATGAATGGAAGAAAAAGATTTCCAAAGAAGAACTTCTGGAGGAAATGAGGGTTTCGCTGGAAAAATATCCGGGCATTAATTTTGGGTTCAGCCAGCCTATTCAGGATAATGTGGAAGAATATGTGGCAGGGGTAAAGGCTCCTCTGGTGATCAAGATTTTTGGTAATGACCTTTTCCAGCTTGAAAACTATGCCAATCAGGTTGCGAATTCCATTAGAACCGTACCCGGAATTTCCGATGTGAATGTTTTTAAAAATATAGGCTTACCGGAATTAAGGATCCAGCTTCATGATTCCAAAATGGCAAAATACGGTGTCTCAACTGCTGATGCACAGGCGGTGATTGAAATGACTATCGGAGGACAGGCAGCAACAAAATTCTATGAAGATGAAAGGATGTTTGACGTGATGCTAAGATTTGAAAAACAATATCGTGATAATCCGGAGAAAATAGGAAATATTCTGATTCCGACACAGGATAATAAGAAGGTGCCGTTGAAGGAAATTGCAACGATTGACTACCATACCGGGCCATCCTTTATTTATCGCGAAGGTAATAGCCGATATATTGGTGTCGGATTTAATATTGAGGGACGAGATCTTGGAAGTACGATTAAAGATGCAAAAGCAAAAGTAGCAAAAGATGTACATATTCCTAAAAACCATAAAATGACCTGGGCAGGGGAATTCGAAAGTAAAGAGAGGGCTGCCAAACAGTTGGCAATGGTTGTTCCGATTTCGCTCTTGCTTATCCTGATGTTGCTTTACTTTAACTTCGGTAACATTAAAGATACACTGATTTCATCTGTAACATTGGCTTTTGCATTTATTGGCGGGTTTTTATCACTTTGGTTTACCGGAACTATTTTTGGAATTTCAGCGGGAATAGGGTTTATTATCCTGTTTGGTGTTGCAACAATTGACGGAATTGTATTAATAGGGGTTATGAAAGAAAATCTTCAGAATAAAATGTCCCTGAAAGAAGCAATCAGCCAGGGAGTTCAAAGCAGAATCAGACCGGTGATAATGATTGCCTTGATGGGATCAATGGGACTTTTTCCCGCAGCAATGTCCAATGGAATGGGGTCTGAGATTCAAAAGCCTTTAGCCATTATGATCGTGGGAGGATTGATTATATGCATGATATTGTCTTTTACCGTATTGCCTGTTATTTTCTATTATGCATATCAGAAAAAATACAAAGCAACATTATAA
- a CDS encoding YciI family protein, with product MKFKIYFSLSFLIATLSVAQEKKEVKPKFNQELATSLGADQYGMKAYTIVMLTTGPAKIEDKAKMSEIMKGHMTNIGKLANEGKIIVAGPFLEKNKENYRGMFIFNTKSKEEAEQWVKTDPAVKAGVFSYELLPWYGSAALPLYVKHHQEITKENP from the coding sequence ATGAAATTTAAAATTTATTTTTCTCTTAGTTTCCTGATAGCAACTTTATCTGTCGCTCAAGAGAAAAAAGAGGTAAAACCGAAATTCAACCAGGAACTGGCTACTTCGCTGGGAGCAGATCAATATGGAATGAAGGCTTATACTATTGTTATGCTTACAACAGGACCCGCAAAGATTGAAGACAAAGCTAAAATGAGTGAGATAATGAAAGGACATATGACTAATATTGGAAAATTAGCTAACGAGGGAAAGATTATAGTAGCCGGACCTTTTTTAGAAAAGAATAAGGAAAATTATCGTGGAATGTTTATTTTCAATACCAAGTCTAAAGAAGAAGCCGAACAATGGGTAAAAACAGACCCTGCAGTAAAGGCCGGAGTCTTCAGCTATGAACTTCTTCCCTGGTATGGATCAGCTGCCTTGCCTCTGTATGTAAAGCATCACCAAGAGATCACTAAGGAAAATCCATAA